A single window of Nicotiana tomentosiformis chromosome 1, ASM39032v3, whole genome shotgun sequence DNA harbors:
- the LOC138907032 gene encoding uncharacterized protein, whose protein sequence is MNQHVQYGNTYNPNWKNHPTFSWGGNQQNQNQYRPQGNFNQPQRPPLQTEESTNDLLKKLLLDNQQLRTDFKNLERQMGQLAATQNTRHVGALPSDTEKNPQVNAVTLRNGRELEEVPKKRKNSPIPERELIPKAIHESKKNDASSEPVEAARPPPPFPQRLQKKNDDRMFNKFLSMLSQVQLNIPLVDVLCEIPKYAKYIKDIVAHKRKLTEFETVALTEECTSRVQNKLPQKLKDPGSFTIPVQIGRKVVESAT, encoded by the exons ATGAATCAGCATGTGCAATATGGGAATAcctacaatccaaattggaagaaTCATCCTACCTTCTCATGGGgaggaaatcaacagaatcagaaccAGTATAGGCCCCAAGGAAATTTCAATCAACCTCAGAGACCACCCCTACaaacagaagagagtacgaatgacttgctgaagaagttgttgcttgataatcaacaactcaggaccgatttcaaaaatcttgagaggcaaatgggacaGTTAGCAGCAACTCAAAATACTAGACATGTAGGCGcgcttcccagtgatacagagaagaaccctcaagttaatgcagttacactcagaaacgggagggaactagaagaagtgccaaagaagagaaagaacagTCCTATACCTGAGAGGGAACTAatccctaaggcaatacacgagtcaaagaaaaatgatgcaagttcagagccagtggaggctgcaaggccaccaccacctttccctcagagattgcagaaaaagaatgatgatCGCATGTTCAATAAATTTCTCTCCATGTTAAGCCAAGTGCAATTGAATATTCCGTTGGTGGATGTACTTTGTGAAATCccaaaatatgctaagtacataaaagatatagtggctcacaagaggaaattgactgagttcgaaacagttgcacttactgaggagtgtacttcaagggtccaaaacaagcttcctcaaaagcttaaggatcctggcagcttcaccatccctGTACAAATAG gaagaaaagttgttgagagtgctacgtga